One Ignavibacterium sp. DNA segment encodes these proteins:
- the sufD gene encoding Fe-S cluster assembly protein SufD: MKEIKDINQYFIRQFAEFEESLNGEKTSEFHQLRKNAINNFEKLNFPTLKDEEWKYTDITSLLNHSFFSDYNKTKISPKVISKFLFDKLEHSLLVFVNGSYSPELSKLTDIPKGVVVESIAEALKNNNPIVKKHLGSYAKNEDFFFTTLSSAFIKDGAFVYVPDGKVVEEAIHVVFYTKADDKKIITQPRNLFVAGKNSQVTIIEHYVSDEDDIYFTNAVTEIVTDEGAVVDHTKLQEESSKAFHIARMEVDQERSSNFASHLISLGAAISRNDFNARFNDEGGECMLNGLFMINNEQLFDAHTMIDHAKPHCNSYEHYKGILQDKAKGVFNGKVMVRQDAQKTNAFQENNTILLSDEAIMNTKPQLEIFADDVKCSHGATIGKLNDEAKFYLKSRGIGEESATAILIHAFASDVITSIKIPALRDYLEEIITKRFNQ; the protein is encoded by the coding sequence ATGAAAGAAATTAAAGACATAAACCAATACTTCATCAGACAGTTTGCTGAATTTGAAGAATCACTTAATGGAGAAAAAACTTCAGAGTTCCATCAACTTAGAAAAAATGCTATCAATAATTTTGAAAAGCTTAACTTCCCTACTTTAAAAGATGAGGAATGGAAATACACGGATATCACTTCGTTATTAAATCACAGTTTCTTTTCAGATTATAATAAAACAAAAATATCTCCTAAAGTAATTTCAAAATTCTTATTTGATAAACTTGAGCACAGTTTATTAGTTTTTGTAAATGGCTCGTACTCGCCGGAACTATCAAAACTTACTGACATTCCCAAAGGAGTTGTTGTAGAAAGTATTGCTGAAGCATTAAAAAACAACAACCCAATTGTGAAAAAGCATCTTGGCAGTTACGCAAAAAATGAAGACTTCTTTTTCACAACATTAAGCTCAGCGTTTATTAAGGATGGTGCTTTTGTTTATGTGCCCGATGGAAAAGTTGTTGAAGAGGCAATTCATGTTGTTTTCTACACAAAAGCAGATGATAAAAAAATTATAACACAGCCAAGAAATCTTTTTGTTGCTGGTAAAAATTCTCAGGTTACTATTATTGAACATTATGTTTCAGATGAAGATGATATTTACTTCACAAATGCAGTAACGGAAATAGTAACAGATGAAGGTGCGGTTGTTGATCATACAAAACTTCAGGAAGAAAGCAGTAAAGCTTTTCATATTGCCCGAATGGAAGTTGATCAGGAAAGAAGCAGTAATTTTGCTTCGCATTTAATCTCACTTGGTGCCGCAATATCCCGTAATGATTTTAATGCGCGATTTAATGATGAAGGCGGTGAATGTATGCTTAATGGTTTGTTTATGATCAACAATGAACAGCTTTTCGATGCTCATACAATGATTGATCATGCAAAACCTCATTGTAACAGCTACGAGCACTATAAAGGAATTTTGCAGGATAAAGCTAAAGGAGTGTTTAACGGAAAAGTAATGGTTCGTCAGGATGCACAAAAAACAAATGCTTTTCAGGAAAACAACACAATTCTTTTATCCGATGAAGCGATAATGAATACAAAACCTCAATTAGAAATTTTTGCTGATGATGTTAAATGCTCTCATGGTGCTACAATTGGTAAATTAAATGATGAGGCTAAGTTCTATCTTAAATCGCGCGGGATCGGTGAAGAATCAGCAACTGCGATTTTAATACATGCATTTGCAAGTGATGTAATCACATCAATAAAAATTCCTGCTTTAAGAGATTATCTTGAAGAAATAATCACAAAAAGGTTTAATCAATAG
- the sufC gene encoding Fe-S cluster assembly ATPase SufC yields the protein MLLEIKNLHARIEGNEILKGINLKVNAGEVHAIMGPNGSGKSTLASVLAGREEFEVTQGEIIYNGKNLLELSPEDRAREGVFLAFQYPVEIPGVSNTNLLKTAVNEIRKYRGEQELDAMEFLTLLREKSKLVELDQKFLSRSVNEGFSGGEKKRNEIFQMAVLNPTLAVLDETDSGLDIDALRIVANGVNKLKRKDNATIVVTHYQRLLNYIVPDYVHVLYQGKIAKSGGKELALELEEKGYDWIKNDKAEVINA from the coding sequence ATGCTGTTAGAAATAAAAAATCTTCACGCCAGGATTGAAGGAAACGAAATATTAAAAGGAATTAACTTAAAAGTAAATGCCGGAGAAGTCCATGCTATTATGGGACCGAATGGTTCGGGTAAATCCACTTTAGCCTCTGTACTTGCTGGCAGAGAAGAATTTGAAGTTACGCAAGGAGAGATCATATATAATGGTAAAAACCTTTTGGAACTTTCACCTGAAGACAGGGCAAGAGAAGGTGTTTTCCTTGCCTTCCAGTATCCGGTTGAAATTCCGGGAGTAAGCAACACAAATCTTTTAAAAACAGCCGTCAATGAAATTCGCAAATACAGAGGTGAACAAGAACTTGATGCAATGGAGTTTTTAACATTGCTTAGAGAAAAAAGCAAGCTTGTCGAACTCGATCAGAAGTTTTTAAGCCGCTCAGTTAATGAGGGATTTTCGGGTGGAGAAAAAAAGAGAAATGAAATTTTTCAAATGGCTGTGTTAAATCCGACTCTTGCTGTTCTTGATGAAACTGATTCTGGTTTAGATATAGATGCTTTAAGAATTGTTGCCAACGGGGTTAACAAGTTAAAACGAAAAGATAATGCTACTATTGTGGTAACGCATTATCAAAGATTGTTGAATTACATTGTCCCTGATTATGTTCATGTTTTATATCAAGGTAAAATTGCGAAATCCGGCGGCAAGGAATTAGCTTTAGAGCTTGAAGAAAAAGGTTACGATTGGATTAAAAACGATAAGGCAGAAGTTATAAATGCGTAA
- the sufB gene encoding Fe-S cluster assembly protein SufB has translation MSTTETQKIEELANKEYKFGFVTDIETDSLPKGLNEDTIRQLSAKKNEPEWMTERRLKAYRHWLTMEEPKWSNVTFPPVDYQDISYYSAPKNQPKYNSLDEVDPELLETYKKLGISLEEQKALAGVAVDAVFDSVSVATTFKEKLNELGIIFCSMSEAIREHPELIQKYLNSVVPITDNYYAALNSAVFSDGSFAYVPKGVRCPMELSTYFRINAANTGQFERTLIVADEGAYVSYLEGCTAPMRDENQLHAAVVELVAFDNATIKYSTVQNWYPGDKDGKGGIYNFVTKRGACRGVNSKISWTQVETGSAITWKYPSCILQGDNSVGEFYSVAVTNNMQQADTGTKMIHIGKNTKSTIVSKGISAGRSQNSYRGLVKITRKAENARNFSQCDSLLLGDKCGAHTFPYLEIKNPTAQVEHEATTSKIGEDQIFYLNQRGISTEDAISLIVNGYCKEVFKELPMEFAVEAQKLLSISLEGSVG, from the coding sequence ATGAGCACAACAGAAACTCAAAAAATTGAAGAATTAGCAAATAAAGAGTATAAATTTGGCTTTGTAACTGATATTGAAACTGATAGTCTGCCAAAGGGTTTGAATGAGGACACAATCCGCCAGCTTTCAGCAAAAAAAAATGAACCTGAATGGATGACTGAAAGAAGGTTAAAAGCTTATCGTCACTGGCTTACAATGGAAGAACCAAAATGGTCAAACGTTACTTTTCCACCAGTTGATTATCAGGATATTTCTTACTATTCAGCACCTAAAAATCAGCCTAAATACAACAGCCTTGATGAAGTTGACCCTGAATTACTTGAGACCTACAAAAAATTAGGAATATCATTAGAAGAACAAAAAGCTTTAGCTGGTGTTGCAGTTGATGCAGTATTTGATTCTGTTTCAGTTGCTACAACATTTAAAGAAAAGCTTAATGAATTAGGAATTATTTTTTGTTCAATGTCCGAAGCAATCAGAGAACATCCTGAGCTGATTCAAAAATATTTGAATAGTGTAGTTCCAATTACTGATAACTATTATGCAGCTTTAAACTCTGCCGTGTTTAGTGATGGCTCATTTGCTTATGTGCCTAAAGGTGTAAGATGTCCAATGGAACTATCAACCTATTTCAGAATTAATGCAGCTAATACCGGACAGTTTGAAAGAACATTAATTGTTGCTGATGAAGGCGCTTATGTTAGTTACCTGGAAGGATGTACTGCTCCGATGAGAGATGAAAATCAGTTACATGCTGCAGTAGTTGAATTGGTGGCTTTTGATAATGCAACAATAAAATATTCAACTGTGCAAAACTGGTACCCCGGAGATAAAGATGGTAAAGGCGGAATTTATAATTTTGTTACCAAGCGTGGTGCCTGTAGAGGGGTTAATTCTAAGATTAGCTGGACTCAGGTTGAAACCGGTTCAGCAATTACCTGGAAATATCCGAGTTGTATTCTTCAAGGTGATAATTCTGTTGGCGAGTTCTATTCTGTAGCTGTTACAAATAATATGCAGCAGGCTGATACTGGTACAAAGATGATTCACATTGGAAAGAATACTAAAAGCACAATTGTATCAAAAGGTATTTCTGCAGGCAGAAGTCAGAATAGCTATCGAGGATTAGTTAAGATTACCAGGAAAGCTGAAAATGCACGTAACTTTTCACAGTGCGACTCTCTATTGCTCGGTGATAAATGCGGTGCACATACATTTCCGTATCTGGAAATTAAAAATCCAACTGCTCAGGTAGAGCACGAAGCAACAACATCAAAAATTGGTGAAGATCAGATATTTTATCTTAACCAAAGAGGTATCTCGACCGAAGATGCAATTAGTTTGATCGTAAACGGATATTGTAAAGAAGTATTTAAAGAACTCCCAATGGAGTTTGCAGTTGAAGCACAGAAATTATTAAGCATTAGTTTAGAAGGCAGTGTTGGATAA
- the rfbD gene encoding dTDP-4-dehydrorhamnose reductase yields MILKDFIKRRIIITGANGMLGQRLFEFYSTLKDVELLASSIESDFVFKNQNYIQADITNRNELKKIIYDFCPDFIINAAAYTNVDKSESERETAWKINVKGVEYITETARVLDSHIIHISSDYIFDGKNGPYTENDTPNPLGYYGRTKLASENVLKISGTKNTILRTNVLYGTAKHSRSDFVKWVVESVRAGKEIRIVDDQINNPTFIDDLVQAINKVIELRKEGIYNIGGSEVLSRYDFTMIIAEFFNLDKHLIKKIQTEALNQPARRPLKSGLITIKAQSELGYKPHSIIQSLELMKRELGL; encoded by the coding sequence ATGATCTTAAAGGATTTTATAAAGAGAAGAATAATTATAACTGGCGCTAATGGAATGCTCGGGCAGCGATTATTTGAGTTTTATTCCACACTTAAAGATGTCGAACTGCTGGCATCATCAATCGAAAGTGATTTTGTATTTAAAAACCAGAATTATATTCAGGCAGATATCACTAACAGAAATGAGCTGAAAAAAATTATTTATGATTTTTGCCCTGATTTTATCATCAATGCAGCAGCTTATACAAATGTTGATAAGTCTGAATCTGAAAGAGAAACTGCCTGGAAGATTAATGTTAAAGGCGTTGAGTATATAACCGAAACCGCAAGAGTTCTTGATTCACATATCATTCACATTTCTTCCGATTATATTTTTGATGGGAAAAATGGTCCTTATACCGAAAATGATACTCCAAATCCGCTTGGATATTACGGCAGAACTAAATTAGCAAGCGAAAATGTTTTAAAAATCAGCGGAACTAAAAACACTATTCTAAGAACTAATGTACTGTATGGTACTGCGAAACACAGCCGCTCAGATTTTGTAAAATGGGTAGTAGAATCTGTAAGAGCAGGAAAAGAAATAAGAATTGTTGATGACCAGATTAATAATCCAACTTTTATTGATGATTTGGTTCAGGCAATAAACAAAGTTATTGAATTACGTAAAGAGGGAATTTATAACATAGGCGGAAGCGAAGTTTTATCCAGATACGATTTTACAATGATAATTGCAGAGTTTTTTAATCTGGATAAACATCTTATCAAAAAAATTCAAACTGAAGCTCTTAATCAGCCTGCACGAAGACCGCTTAAGTCAGGGCTAATAACAATAAAAGCGCAGAGTGAATTAGGCTATAAACCTCACTCAATAATTCAATCTCTGGAATTAATGAAAAGAGAACTTGGATTGTAA